Proteins co-encoded in one alpha proteobacterium HIMB5 genomic window:
- a CDS encoding rhodanese-like protein (PFAM: Rhodanese-like domain), with translation MPLVTTTYLSENLNRVKIIDCSWHMPNVNRDGQKEYDIKHIPGAIFFDLDKNSRTDTDLPHMLVNKKDWEKIVSNMGINNNDEIIIYDNSDVISSCRCWYNFVYYGHDINLVSVLDGGLKKWISENKITNSEKQQLTQSNYHSNEHKELVKNKVQIDENISKKKYLVVDARSKDRFEGKVKEPREGLRSGSILNSKCLPFSEVLNKKGTFKDKNELKKLFKSTLEIINENDTVFSCGSGVTACVLAFAYHLINDKYLPKIYDGSWAEYGKL, from the coding sequence ATGCCATTAGTTACTACAACCTATCTTTCTGAAAATTTAAACAGAGTAAAAATTATAGATTGTTCTTGGCATATGCCAAATGTAAATCGTGATGGTCAAAAGGAGTATGACATTAAACATATTCCAGGAGCTATTTTTTTTGACTTAGATAAAAATTCTAGAACAGATACTGATTTACCACACATGCTTGTTAATAAAAAAGATTGGGAAAAAATAGTTTCAAATATGGGAATAAATAATAATGATGAAATTATTATTTATGATAACTCTGATGTCATTAGTTCGTGTAGGTGTTGGTATAATTTTGTTTATTATGGACATGACATAAATTTAGTGAGTGTTTTAGATGGTGGATTAAAAAAGTGGATTTCAGAAAATAAAATTACCAATTCAGAAAAACAACAATTAACTCAATCAAATTATCATTCAAATGAACACAAAGAGCTTGTCAAAAACAAAGTTCAAATTGACGAAAATATTTCAAAAAAAAAATATTTAGTTGTTGATGCTAGAAGTAAAGATAGATTTGAAGGCAAAGTTAAAGAACCGCGAGAAGGTTTAAGAAGCGGATCTATACTAAATTCGAAGTGTTTACCTTTTTCAGAGGTTTTGAATAAAAAAGGAACTTTTAAAGATAAAAATGAGCTTAAAAAATTATTTAAGTCAACTTTAGAAATTATAAATGAAAATGATACTGTATTTTCTTGCGGATCTGGTGTAACAGCGTGTGTTTTGGCTTTTGCATATCATTTAATTAATGATAAATATTTGCCAAAAATATACGATGGATCCTGGGCAGAATACGGAAAATTATAA
- a CDS encoding HhH-GPD superfamily base excision DNA repair protein (PFAM: HhH-GPD superfamily base excision DNA repair protein), producing the protein MTKKPQYWSTAKKYLSNKDKIMEKLIKSYKSPSEVILTSRKDIFFSLCKSIIGQQISVAAANSVFLRFKKVCNGKIKPLIVSKLTTAKLRKCGLSRQKILGIKSLSKQMIEKSFNPKLIEKMNDEEAIEYLSKLRQIGKWSAEMILLFTYNRPNIWPIQDIGLLRAISKNYKKDYLPPEKFVNLLKKRFSPYCSVATWYLWRSIDPEPIQY; encoded by the coding sequence ATGACTAAAAAACCTCAATATTGGTCAACTGCAAAAAAATATCTATCAAATAAAGATAAGATTATGGAGAAGTTAATTAAATCTTATAAATCTCCATCAGAAGTAATACTAACATCAAGAAAAGATATTTTTTTCTCTCTTTGCAAAAGTATCATTGGCCAGCAGATTAGTGTTGCTGCCGCTAACTCAGTCTTTTTAAGATTTAAAAAAGTGTGTAATGGAAAAATCAAACCCTTAATAGTTTCAAAGTTAACAACTGCAAAATTACGGAAATGTGGTTTAAGTAGACAAAAAATTTTAGGAATAAAAAGTCTATCAAAACAAATGATAGAAAAATCTTTTAACCCAAAGTTAATAGAAAAAATGAATGATGAAGAAGCAATAGAATATCTATCTAAATTAAGACAAATTGGAAAATGGTCTGCTGAAATGATTTTATTGTTTACTTATAATAGGCCAAATATTTGGCCTATCCAAGATATTGGTTTGTTAAGAGCAATTTCTAAGAATTATAAAAAAGATTATTTGCCCCCAGAAAAGTTTGTCAATCTTCTAAAAAAAAGGTTTTCGCCATATTGTTCAGTTGCTACTTGGTACTTGTGGAGAAGCATTGATCCTGAACCAATACAATATTAA
- a CDS encoding EamA-like family transporter (PFAM: EamA-like transporter family) — MLTKNQLGFLYMFMSICAFSVMDIIVKWSEHYPLGQVLFFRGFFGIIFYFFVIPRERLSNFYYTKRAGLHFLRCFSGLIALVAIFIALRSLPLATVVSISFAAPIFTTIFSIFLLSEKVGIYRWLAVIVGFVGILIITEPGITSLNIYYIFPIIFCIGLSYVAITIRKLSTSEPVWLISLFFSISITLLSLLSIPYGWVMPTIKDFLILAMIGIFGGVANLWLSQSYKYSEVSLVTPLKYLALVFAIIFGYLIWDEVPTIKSLFGAALVIFSTLIIFRREIYKKNVISSKTLND, encoded by the coding sequence ATGCTTACTAAAAATCAATTAGGATTTTTGTATATGTTTATGTCCATATGTGCTTTTTCGGTTATGGACATAATAGTCAAATGGTCCGAACACTATCCTTTAGGACAAGTTTTATTTTTTAGAGGTTTTTTTGGAATTATTTTTTATTTTTTTGTAATTCCAAGAGAAAGATTAAGTAATTTTTATTACACAAAAAGGGCAGGTTTACATTTTTTAAGATGTTTTTCTGGATTGATTGCTTTAGTAGCAATTTTTATAGCTCTAAGAAGTTTGCCATTAGCAACTGTTGTTAGTATTTCTTTTGCTGCTCCAATATTTACAACAATATTTTCTATTTTTTTATTAAGTGAAAAGGTAGGCATTTATAGGTGGTTAGCTGTAATTGTAGGTTTTGTTGGTATTTTAATTATTACTGAACCCGGAATAACTTCACTAAATATTTATTACATCTTTCCAATAATTTTTTGTATTGGATTATCCTATGTTGCGATTACTATCAGAAAACTTTCAACTTCTGAACCTGTATGGCTAATTTCATTATTCTTTTCAATTTCGATTACATTATTAAGTTTACTTTCAATTCCTTATGGTTGGGTTATGCCTACAATTAAAGATTTTTTAATTCTAGCTATGATAGGTATTTTTGGAGGTGTAGCGAATTTATGGCTCAGCCAATCATATAAATATTCAGAGGTTTCTCTTGTTACACCTCTTAAATATTTAGCTTTGGTTTTTGCAATAATTTTTGGATATTTAATATGGGATGAGGTTCCAACAATTAAAAGTTTATTTGGAGCAGCATTAGTTATTTTCTCCACACTAATTATATTCAGGAGAGAGATTTATAAAAAGAATGTCATTTCTTCCAAAACATTAAATGACTAA
- a CDS encoding Glycosyltransferase family 17 (PFAM: Glycosyltransferase family 17): protein MFYDEDVILDLRLNILNEYIDYFVIVESKFFHNGKERKLRFDIKKYTKFRDKIIYIIQDNQPSGIQEILKDDSTGTISAKEINNALLRENSQRDLISQGLKMANDNDLILISDVDEIPNLEKTKLKETKNEILMFVQDIFYYKLNRYLPNFQWFGTKGCLKKNLKSPQWLRNIKNKKYSFYRVDTFFSDKKYINKKFINHGGWHFSNLKNAEDLELKLKSYLHHRDYEVEELGKTKIKELMKTNETIYDMFGDKTSKKYGDDKRRKLDIYEINKLPIFIQKNLEKYKNWID from the coding sequence ATGTTCTATGATGAAGATGTAATTCTAGATTTAAGATTAAACATCTTAAATGAATATATTGATTATTTTGTTATAGTTGAAAGTAAATTCTTTCATAACGGTAAAGAACGAAAATTAAGATTTGATATAAAAAAATATACAAAATTTAGAGACAAAATTATTTATATTATTCAAGATAACCAACCAAGTGGAATTCAGGAAATCTTAAAAGATGATAGTACTGGAACTATATCAGCTAAAGAAATAAACAATGCTCTGTTAAGAGAAAATAGTCAGAGAGATCTAATTTCACAAGGTTTAAAAATGGCAAATGACAATGATTTAATATTAATCTCTGATGTTGATGAGATTCCAAATTTGGAAAAAACAAAATTAAAAGAAACAAAAAATGAAATTTTAATGTTTGTACAAGATATATTTTATTATAAACTTAACAGATATCTACCTAATTTTCAGTGGTTTGGAACTAAAGGATGTTTAAAGAAAAATCTTAAATCACCACAATGGTTGAGAAATATAAAAAATAAGAAATATTCTTTTTATAGAGTTGATACTTTTTTTTCTGATAAGAAATATATCAATAAAAAATTCATTAATCATGGTGGTTGGCATTTTTCAAATTTAAAGAATGCAGAGGATTTAGAATTGAAATTAAAATCATACTTGCACCATAGGGATTATGAGGTTGAAGAACTTGGAAAAACAAAAATTAAAGAATTGATGAAAACTAATGAAACTATTTATGACATGTTTGGTGATAAAACTTCTAAAAAATATGGAGACGATAAAAGAAGAAAACTTGATATATATGAAATAAATAAATTACCAATTTTTATTCAAAAAAATTTGGAAAAATACAAAAATTGGATTGATTAA
- a CDS encoding methionine-S-sulfoxide reductase (PFAM: Peptide methionine sulfoxide reductase~TIGRFAM: methionine-S-sulfoxide reductase), producing MEIAVLALGCFWGPEKKFGQINGILKTEVGYCGGHNSTTTYKEVCSGNSGHAEVVKLEYDPSIISYNEIIETFFKIHDPTTLNSQGPDFGTQYRSEIFYHNEEQKKIAKEVLNQIDKQLNGKVVTKISEIKNYCKAEEYHQNYLEKN from the coding sequence ATGGAAATAGCAGTTTTAGCGCTCGGGTGTTTTTGGGGACCTGAAAAAAAGTTTGGTCAAATTAATGGGATCCTAAAAACTGAAGTTGGATATTGTGGAGGACATAATTCTACTACAACTTATAAAGAAGTTTGTTCAGGTAATTCAGGTCATGCTGAAGTAGTAAAATTAGAATATGATCCATCTATCATTTCATACAATGAAATAATTGAAACCTTTTTTAAGATACATGATCCTACAACTTTAAATTCACAAGGCCCTGACTTTGGAACTCAATATAGAAGTGAAATTTTCTACCATAATGAAGAACAAAAAAAAATTGCAAAAGAAGTTTTGAATCAAATTGATAAACAACTCAATGGAAAAGTAGTAACTAAAATCTCAGAAATTAAGAATTATTGTAAAGCAGAGGAATATCATCAAAATTACTTAGAAAAAAATTGA
- a CDS encoding phosphoribosyl transferase family protein (PFAM: Phosphoribosyl transferase domain), which produces MADKLIISFEEYNKIVEKLATQIHQNYKPTVLVGIMRGAAPIIDILSRILKLPIAYIVIQSYSGKGMEDKQGELMFAREISSLAKDNDFNRVLLIDDLSDTGLTLNKSIEWLKNYGPTKNFIQEVKTACLWKKKSSSFEPDFCPVKLENDPWIVQPTEHYEELTIEDIIKRNNQG; this is translated from the coding sequence ATGGCAGATAAATTAATTATTTCATTTGAAGAGTATAATAAAATTGTTGAGAAATTAGCTACTCAAATACATCAAAATTATAAACCCACCGTTTTGGTTGGTATAATGCGTGGAGCAGCCCCAATAATAGATATTTTATCTAGGATTTTAAAACTGCCTATAGCTTATATTGTGATTCAAAGTTATTCCGGTAAAGGAATGGAAGACAAACAAGGTGAATTAATGTTTGCAAGAGAAATAAGTTCACTGGCAAAAGACAACGATTTTAATCGAGTTCTACTTATCGATGATCTTTCAGATACAGGCTTGACGTTGAACAAAAGTATTGAATGGTTAAAAAATTATGGTCCTACTAAGAATTTTATTCAAGAAGTAAAAACAGCTTGTTTATGGAAAAAAAAATCCTCAAGTTTTGAGCCAGATTTTTGTCCTGTTAAGTTAGAAAATGATCCTTGGATAGTTCAACCAACAGAACATTATGAGGAATTAACAATTGAAGATATTATTAAAAGAAATAATCAGGGCTAG
- a CDS encoding RND family efflux transporter, MFP subunit (TIGRFAM: RND family efflux transporter, MFP subunit): MKKSTKIFTIIITFFLIIAIVIIGRTMIGNHFKKKFSKRPPPGIIVTEVVNKQFHESIDTFGTAVSNKTKTYRIKKNDLRDELKLNNFIKKGETIVALNDKDIVAPFDGVLGYTGLTEDILMSDSTIIITLDDNSIIYSDIKIPENYSALIKKGLPIEAKVSSYKDKVFEGEIDFVSSRINADTRSLLSRVKIENNNLELMSGSLLEVNIKVNSRDTLSVPDTSIIMEGEKAYVYKISKENIADKTEVKIGVRKKGNVEILSGLKIGDVVAAEGLKKVRPKSKIKPIKK; encoded by the coding sequence ATGAAAAAATCTACTAAAATTTTTACAATAATAATCACATTTTTTTTAATAATTGCGATTGTGATTATTGGAAGAACAATGATTGGAAATCATTTTAAAAAAAAATTCAGTAAAAGACCACCACCCGGAATTATTGTTACAGAAGTTGTGAATAAACAATTCCATGAAAGCATAGATACTTTTGGTACAGCAGTTTCAAACAAAACAAAAACATATAGAATAAAAAAAAATGATCTTCGAGATGAATTGAAACTTAATAATTTTATTAAAAAAGGTGAGACAATTGTAGCTCTTAATGACAAAGATATTGTTGCTCCATTTGATGGAGTTTTGGGGTACACAGGTTTAACTGAAGATATATTGATGTCTGATAGTACAATCATAATTACTTTAGACGATAACTCAATTATTTACTCTGATATTAAAATTCCAGAGAATTATTCTGCTTTGATAAAAAAAGGATTGCCCATAGAAGCAAAGGTCTCAAGTTATAAAGATAAGGTTTTTGAAGGAGAGATTGATTTTGTATCAAGTAGAATAAATGCTGACACAAGAAGTTTACTATCTAGAGTAAAAATTGAAAATAATAATTTAGAGTTAATGTCAGGTTCATTGTTAGAAGTTAACATAAAAGTAAATTCTCGAGATACTCTAAGTGTTCCAGATACCAGTATAATAATGGAAGGTGAGAAGGCATATGTATATAAAATTTCAAAAGAAAATATTGCAGATAAAACAGAGGTTAAAATAGGTGTTAGAAAAAAAGGAAATGTTGAAATTTTATCTGGATTAAAAATTGGTGATGTTGTGGCTGCTGAAGGTCTTAAAAAAGTTAGGCCCAAAAGTAAAATAAAACCCATCAAAAAATAA
- a CDS encoding hypothetical protein (PFAM: conserved hypothetical protein), with the protein MKGYVVCVYEEIKDNEILKDYAVKAKEAVDKYRGNFLVRGGNKITTEGKEFIRTVVIEFETFEIAKNFFYSDEYQSAHTILGNSVVRNHQIIEGA; encoded by the coding sequence ATGAAAGGCTATGTTGTTTGTGTATATGAAGAAATAAAGGACAATGAAATTTTAAAAGATTATGCGGTTAAAGCAAAAGAAGCTGTTGATAAATATAGAGGAAATTTTTTAGTTAGAGGAGGTAATAAGATTACAACTGAAGGCAAAGAATTTATTCGAACAGTTGTAATTGAATTTGAAACTTTTGAAATTGCCAAAAATTTTTTTTATTCAGATGAATATCAATCAGCTCATACTATTCTTGGTAATAGTGTTGTTAGAAATCATCAAATAATTGAGGGTGCTTAA
- a CDS encoding permease-like protein (PFAM: Permease family) → MLNNYFNYKKHKTDFKTEVIAGTTTFLTMAYIMFLNPFILSGEFAGPEKGFFDFGAVYTATILATALACFIMAFYGKTWPIGLAPGMGINAFVAFGVCAGMGYTPQEALGAVLVAGILFLIISLTPIRAWLINSIPRSLKLGIGAGIGLFLAIIGLQIMEVVVDDPVTLVKLGNLGDPIVLLGCATFIAIIVLEKMNVKGNIIIGILAFSIIAWASGLAKFNGLVSSPPPMTYLFEFDLSAAMTAGMSTVIFTLLFIDFFDTAGTLTSVANVAGKVDKQGKVQDINKAMLSDSVGTVAGAMMGTTTVTSYVESGAGVKAGGKTGMTSLVIGLLFLACIFFAPLATSLPKQIDGAALLFVSVLFVRNITDIEWNDIAESAPAILAMIAMPLTYSISNGIALAFVSYALIKLFTGKFSSTSPAIWVIAILSLISFIVG, encoded by the coding sequence ATGCTTAATAATTATTTTAATTATAAAAAACACAAAACTGATTTTAAAACAGAAGTAATTGCAGGAACTACCACATTCTTAACAATGGCATATATTATGTTTTTAAATCCGTTTATCTTGTCAGGTGAATTTGCGGGACCAGAAAAAGGATTTTTTGATTTTGGTGCAGTTTATACTGCAACTATTTTAGCTACTGCTCTTGCTTGTTTCATTATGGCATTCTATGGAAAAACTTGGCCAATTGGTTTGGCGCCAGGAATGGGAATAAATGCTTTTGTTGCTTTTGGAGTATGTGCTGGAATGGGATACACTCCTCAAGAAGCATTAGGTGCTGTATTAGTAGCTGGAATATTATTCTTAATCATTTCGCTTACACCAATAAGAGCATGGTTAATCAATTCTATACCAAGAAGTTTAAAACTAGGAATAGGCGCTGGAATTGGATTATTTTTAGCTATCATTGGGTTACAAATAATGGAAGTTGTAGTTGATGATCCTGTAACTTTAGTAAAACTTGGAAACTTGGGCGACCCGATAGTTCTTCTTGGTTGTGCAACATTTATAGCCATAATTGTTTTGGAGAAAATGAATGTAAAAGGAAATATCATAATTGGGATATTAGCTTTTAGTATCATTGCATGGGCATCAGGTCTTGCTAAATTTAATGGTCTAGTAAGTTCACCTCCACCAATGACATATTTGTTTGAGTTTGATTTATCAGCTGCAATGACTGCTGGTATGTCGACAGTTATCTTCACTTTATTATTTATTGATTTTTTTGATACAGCTGGAACTTTAACTTCTGTAGCAAATGTAGCAGGTAAAGTTGATAAACAAGGAAAAGTCCAAGATATTAATAAAGCAATGTTATCTGACAGTGTAGGTACTGTTGCTGGAGCAATGATGGGTACTACTACAGTAACTAGTTATGTTGAATCAGGTGCTGGCGTAAAGGCTGGTGGAAAAACTGGTATGACTTCACTTGTTATTGGTTTGCTATTTTTAGCATGTATATTTTTTGCTCCTTTGGCAACAAGTCTACCAAAACAAATTGATGGTGCTGCTTTATTGTTTGTTTCAGTTCTATTTGTGAGAAACATTACAGATATAGAATGGAATGATATTGCAGAATCTGCACCAGCAATTCTTGCGATGATAGCAATGCCTTTAACTTATAGTATTAGTAATGGTATAGCTCTAGCTTTTGTATCTTATGCATTAATTAAATTATTCACTGGGAAGTTTTCTTCAACTTCTCCAGCAATTTGGGTAATTGCAATTCTAAGTTTGATAAGCTTTATCGTTGGCTAA